The Toxorhynchites rutilus septentrionalis strain SRP chromosome 3, ASM2978413v1, whole genome shotgun sequence genome includes a region encoding these proteins:
- the LOC129774155 gene encoding uncharacterized protein LOC129774155, whose product MPTFKTGNDPRNDWLKWRRAFERFIKANDIDSDVEKYDLLLVLGGIELQSYYDKVLKWDVRTPSNDESGELVSLKYDSAITSLDKYFVPQTHKRFERHLLRSMKQEDQEPFEEFVFRLQDQANRCAFVDVDDMLVDQIIEGCKSSDLRKRLLTEDMTLNSSITLGKTLEEVQKQTKEFEKLPPMIVQRISDYKSASSSRDNRGGDQRFVRKCYNCNRPGHVAKESEKCPARNSACHNCGTKGHFRICCRKRKRDDTNIRKAFLYKRVNAIEAGNEDNKAVFFVNNNDLSEILRMDIGGISTLIVG is encoded by the coding sequence ATGCCAACATTTAAAACGGGAAACGATCCCAGGAATGATTGGTTGAAGTGGAGAAGAGCGTTTGAACGATTTATAAAAGCTAATGATATAGATTCCGACGTGGAGAAATATGACCTCTTACTTGTGTTAGGAGGTATCGAGCTCCAATCGTATTACGACAAAGTTCTCAAATGGGACGTAAGAACTCCATCAAATGATGAAAGTGGAGAACTGGTATctctgaaatatgattcggcTATTACATCACTCGACAAGTACTTCGTACCCCAAACACATAAGCGTTTCGAGCGACACCTTTTGCGATCCATGAAACAAGAAGATCAAGAACCATTTGAAGAATTTGTGTTTAGATTACAAGATCAAGCGAACAGATGTGCATTTGTGGATGTTGATGATATGCTCGTCGATCAAATAATTGAAGGGTGCAAGTCATCCGATCTCAGAAAGCGACTTTTAACAGAGGACATGACACTGAACAGTTCGATCACTCTAGGGAAAACACTCGAAGAAGTGCAGAAACAAACCAAAGAATTTGAGAAGCTACCACCGATGATCGTGCAGCGAATTTCggactacaaatctgcatcgtCAAGCAGGGACAATCGGGGTGGGGACCAAAGATTTGTGAGAAAATGTTACAACTGCAACAGACCAGGACATGTTGCAAAAGAAAGCGAAAAGTGTCCAGCAAGGAACTCTGCGTGTCATAATTGTGGTACGAAGGGTCACTTCAGAATATGTTGCCGTAAACGAAAACGAGATGATACCAATATTCGTAAAGCATTCCTATACAAACGTGTCAACGCAATTGAGGCGGGAAATGAGGATAATAAAGCTgtattttttgttaataataatGATCTGAGTGAAATACTTCGTATGGACATTGGGGGAATATCTACGTTGATTGTTGGTTGA
- the LOC129774156 gene encoding uncharacterized protein K02A2.6-like — protein sequence MAAQTEEFPKVPNVQLKIQIDEKVQPMAQAARRFPIAMEADVEKAIEELLPKSIIERAEGPLSWVSPLVPIRKTDGRIRLCVDMRAANKAVRRENFPMPNIDVAMASIPKVSKISKIDLEAAYYHFELECESRNITTFVARSGVYRFCRLMFGIKSAPELFQREMENLFRGIKGLIVYMDDLLVHGSTDEEHDQTLKEVLDRIYKRNMKINEQKSQFGVREVVFLGHRVSTEGIRPTDDKIRAILDLKPPNSTAELRSLLGLINFVGKFIPNLAAMTRHMRSLLVKQNLFRWSEEHSLELEAIKEVLGRVESLGYFNPDDETELITDASPFGLGAILVQIKDNIPRTISCISKSLADHEKKYCQTEKECLAIIWAMEKLFVYLYGLHFTLVTDCKPLEYLFNKSQSKSSARIERWILRLLSFDFTVKYEPGERNLADSLSRLSQGLHYPQGEPDVIAWLSEQIRPNAISMVDIEKATLEDDELQKVKDAMYSGNWDDVPMGYKTSTIKDDLLLYGELILRGDRIVVPRSLREQVINLAHFGHQGSTSMKAQLRAKVWFPTMDKMIDSFVQHCKPCKMTSLPDKPNPMSRRVPTQPWQDLAIDFKEGLPGDMSLLVVVCYTTRFIQIEAMKPATTQRVIGSLLKMFSSFGIPRSITADNGPQFKALEFKNFCLSYGIHLNLSTPYWPEQNGAVERQMRNIGKRVKISSIQNTDWKTDLNEYLILYHSTPQETTGLSPSKMMFGREIFNGIPSIYHPPALSLEASKDKDMALKEYHKQKADVQRQAKHHKLERGDTVLQRNLKKGTLQPNFMDQEFEVVNSEGGTVHIKSNETGKTYIRNSTHIKKLDKRSQLPRKLDNETQKSTHLWTMTNGEIEDEPTKTNESSTANKRMMMERQRRAPAKYEDYVL from the coding sequence ATGGCTGCTCAAACGGAAGAATTTCCAAAAGTACCAAACGTTCAACTCAAAATTCAAATCGACGAAAAAGTTCAACCTATGGCACAAGCTGCACGTAGATTCCCTATCGCTATGGAGGCGGACGTTGAAAAAGCAATTGAAGAACTCCTACCAAAAAGCATCATCGAGCGAGCGGAGGGTCCATTGTCATGGGTCTCTCCCTTGGTACCCATACGTAAGACCGACGGCAGGATTCGCCTATGTGTAGACATGAGAGCGGCGAATAAAGCTGTACGCCGTGAAAACTTCCCAATGCCTAACATTGACGTAGCAATGGCTTCAATTCCCAAggtatcaaaaatatcaaaaattgatCTTGAGGCGGCATATTATCATTTTGAGCTTGAATGTGAGAGTCGAAATATTACCACGTTTGTTGCTCGTAGTGGAGTGTACCGATTTTGCAGGCTCATGTTCGGTATTAAATCAGCACCTGAATTATTTCAAAGAGAAATGGAGAATCTCTTTAGAGGAATTAAAGGATTGATAGTATACATGGACGATTTGTTGGTTCATGGATCGACAGATGAAGAACATGATCAAACTTTGAAGGAGGTGTTGGATCGTATTTACAAAAGGAACATGAAGATTAACGAACAAAAGTCTCAATTTGGTGTCAGAGAGGTAGTTTTCCTTGGTCATCGTGTCTCAACTGAAGGTATCAGACCAACCGACGACAAAATCAGGGCTATTTTAGATCTTAAACCCCCGAATTCAACGGCGGAATTGAGATCCCTTCTGGGATTAATAAACTTTGTGGGGAAATTCATTCCTAATCTTGCAGCAATGACACGACATATGCGATCATTGCTAGTGAAACAGAACTTATTCAGATGGAGTGAAGAGCATTCACTAGAATTAGAAGCTATCAAAGAAGTATTGGGAAGAGTAGAATCTTTGGGATATTTTAACCCTGACGATGAAACGGAGTTGATAACGGACGCTAGTCCATTTGGATTAGGTGCCATTTTAGTTCAAATCAAAGATAATATTCCGAGAACAATATCCTGCATTTCGAAGAGCTTGGCggatcacgaaaaaaaatactgccAAACGGAGAAGGAATGTCTTGCGATAATATGGGCAATGgaaaaacttttcgtgtatcTCTACGGACTTCATTTCACATTGGTGACGGATTGTAAGCCACTTGAATATTTATTCAACAAATCACAGTCCAAATCATCGGCTCGGATTGAACGCTGGATATTGCGACTATTAAGTTTTGATTTCACTGTTAAATATGAGCCAGGAGAACGGAATCTAGCTGATTCACTATCTCGACTGTCGCAAGGATTGCACTACCCACAGGGAGAACCAGATGTTATTGCGTGGCTATCAGAACAGATACGACCAAACGCTATAAGCATGGTCGACATTGAAAAAGCGACACTCGAAGATGATGAACTCCAGAAAGTAAAAGATGCCATGTATTCAGGAAACTGGGATGATGTCCCAATGGGTTATAAGACTTCCACTATTAAGGATGATTTATTATTGTACGGAGAACTAATCCTTCGGGGTGACAGGATAGTTGTTCCAAGAAGTCTAAGAGAACAAGTTATCAATCTTGCACACTTTGGACATCAGGGAAGTACTTCCATGAAGGCACAACTGAGGGCTAAAGTATGGTTCCCAACAATGGACAAGATGATAGATTCATTTGTACAACATTGTAAACCCTGCAAAATGACATCTCTTCCCGATAAACCCAACCCTATGTCTCGAAGAGTTCCTACGCAACCATGGCAGGACCTTGCAATAGATTTTAAAGAAGGTCTTCCCGGAGACATGTCTCTACTTGTGGTAGTTTGTTATACTACACGTTTTATTCAAATCGAAGCAATGAAACCAGCAACGACACAACGAGTTATTGGATCGCTTTTGAAGATGTTTAGCTCCTTTGGAATCCCGAGATCAATTACAGCCGATAATGGTCCTCAGTTCAAGGCTCTTGAGTTCAAAAACTTCTGTCTCAGTTACGGGATACATCTAAACCTTTCTACCCCATATTGGCCCGAGCAAAATGGTGCCGTAGAAAGGCAAATGCGTAACATAGGTAAACGGGTGAAGATCAGCTCCATTCAGAACACTGATTGGAAAACTGACTTAAACGAGTATTTAATTCTTTACCACTCAACTCCTCAAGAGACTACTGGATTGTCACCGAGTAAAATGATGTTCGGGAGAGAAATATTTAATGGAATACCATCAATTTATCACCCTCCGGCATTGTCCTTGGAAGCCAGCAAGGATAAGGATATGGCGCTGAAGGAGTACCACAAGCAGAAGGCAGACGTCCAGCGCCAAGCTAAGCATCATAAGTTGGAGAGGGGGGATACTGTATTGCAACGAAACCTAAAAAAAGGAACATTACAACCAAATTTCATGGACCAAGAATTTGAAGTCGTAAACTCTGAAGGAGGCACCGTCCACATCAAATCCAACGAAACAGGTAAAACTTACATTCGAAATAGCACCCACATTAAGAAGCTCGATAAGCGGTCACAGTTGCCGAGGAAATTAGATAACGAGACGCAGAAATCAACACATCTATGGACAATGACCAATGGAGAAATTGAAGACGAACCAACGAAGACCAATGAAAGTTCAACGGCAAACAAACGTATGATGATGGAAAGACAGCGGAGAGCTCCAGCTAAGTACGAAGATTATGTATTGTAA